A genomic stretch from Cloacibacterium caeni includes:
- a CDS encoding lipocalin family protein gives MKKVLLTLAFGSLFAVSCSSVKKAESAQTSRAEFLKMKGDWEITSVNYEKGFQIKPFDEGADAQCFVGSHWRLIPNNYSGAYTIKGGGNCPTVTQPIKFEVTKDNEFKFKKLVADTKAKNVTAGYILQIEKQDTDNFTLVQSVPFEGNVIKVYYNFVRTGMEQK, from the coding sequence ATGAAAAAAGTACTATTGACTCTGGCTTTCGGCTCATTATTTGCCGTTTCTTGCTCTTCTGTAAAAAAAGCAGAAAGTGCTCAAACTTCTAGAGCAGAATTTTTAAAAATGAAAGGTGATTGGGAAATTACCAGTGTAAATTATGAGAAAGGATTTCAAATAAAGCCTTTTGACGAAGGAGCAGATGCTCAGTGTTTTGTAGGAAGTCATTGGAGACTTATCCCGAATAATTATTCTGGAGCGTATACCATAAAAGGTGGTGGGAATTGTCCTACGGTAACTCAACCTATTAAATTTGAAGTAACCAAAGATAATGAATTTAAATTCAAGAAATTAGTAGCAGATACTAAAGCTAAAAATGTAACTGCTGGTTATATTTTACAAATTGAAAAACAAGATACAGACAACTTTACCTTAGTTCAAAGCGTTCCTTTTGAAGGAAATGTAATTAAAGTATATTACAATTTTGTAAGAACAGGAATGGAACAAAAATAA
- a CDS encoding S8 family serine peptidase, with translation MKRIIIAAAFLAGFNFGFSQETKTEDKDLMTWYHKDFSTANVYGVNTQNAYKFFESKGLKPKTVVVSVIDSGIEVDHPGLIKNMWKNVNEVPNNGKDDDGNGYVDDVYGWNFIGGKNGDVEIDNLEVTRVVKQYKPVFEGASSEVNKANQAKMPTEFEMYLRAKDMYNKKSVEAKQQFQFYSEFAKVIPSVAATLKGKTLTKENLDAIKPTTQEEARNLSILSQVVNDPTMVGKSQAEVEEFLNKEIKGALEYFEPQATKQYNLDFDPRAIVGDNYQDKKEKFYGNNHYEGPDAQHGTHVAGIIAGYPQGNEVQYGVAYKVAKIMTVRAVPNGDERDKDIANSIRYAVDNGAKVINMSFGKPVSPEKELVWEAFQYAKDKGVLLVKAAGNENEDIQENPYFPTNFKSTKDEKPFINNMIVVGASTNNNEFLRAGFSNFNQKMVNVFAPGDKIYSTVPDGKYEYLQGTSMASPVVAGASAVLLAYMPNLKPEQVIESLMKSVNKSEVNAMLPTNTNNRFDLISESGGVIDLYKAAQYAYTHFYKAAPVKPVKKAVLKKKKVVRKK, from the coding sequence ATGAAAAGAATAATCATTGCAGCTGCATTTTTAGCAGGATTTAATTTTGGGTTTTCGCAAGAAACCAAAACTGAAGATAAAGATTTGATGACTTGGTATCACAAAGATTTTTCTACAGCTAATGTTTACGGTGTCAATACTCAAAACGCATATAAATTTTTTGAATCAAAAGGTCTAAAACCTAAAACAGTAGTTGTGAGTGTAATAGACAGTGGGATAGAAGTAGACCATCCTGGTTTAATAAAAAATATGTGGAAAAACGTAAACGAAGTTCCTAATAATGGTAAAGATGATGATGGAAATGGCTATGTAGATGATGTTTACGGCTGGAACTTTATCGGTGGTAAAAATGGAGATGTAGAAATTGATAATTTAGAAGTAACCAGAGTTGTAAAACAATACAAACCCGTTTTTGAAGGGGCGAGTTCAGAAGTGAACAAAGCCAATCAAGCAAAAATGCCCACAGAATTTGAGATGTATCTTCGTGCAAAAGATATGTACAATAAAAAAAGTGTAGAAGCTAAACAGCAGTTTCAGTTTTATTCTGAATTTGCAAAAGTGATTCCTAGTGTAGCAGCTACTTTAAAAGGGAAAACTTTGACTAAAGAAAATTTAGATGCTATCAAACCAACTACACAAGAAGAAGCTAGAAATCTTTCGATTTTAAGTCAAGTAGTAAATGATCCTACTATGGTTGGGAAATCTCAAGCAGAAGTAGAAGAATTCTTAAACAAAGAAATCAAAGGAGCTTTAGAATATTTCGAACCTCAAGCTACTAAACAGTATAACTTAGATTTTGATCCTAGAGCAATTGTAGGAGATAATTATCAAGATAAAAAAGAAAAATTCTACGGAAATAATCATTACGAAGGTCCAGATGCACAACACGGAACTCACGTTGCGGGAATTATCGCAGGTTATCCTCAAGGAAATGAAGTGCAATACGGAGTTGCCTATAAAGTGGCAAAAATTATGACGGTAAGAGCGGTTCCAAACGGTGATGAGCGTGATAAAGACATCGCAAATTCTATTCGTTATGCGGTAGATAATGGTGCTAAAGTCATTAATATGAGTTTTGGAAAGCCTGTTTCTCCTGAAAAAGAATTGGTTTGGGAAGCGTTTCAATATGCTAAAGACAAAGGCGTTCTATTGGTGAAAGCGGCTGGAAACGAGAATGAAGATATTCAAGAAAATCCTTATTTTCCTACTAATTTTAAATCTACTAAAGACGAAAAACCTTTCATTAACAACATGATTGTAGTAGGTGCAAGTACCAATAATAATGAATTTTTAAGAGCAGGATTCTCTAATTTTAATCAAAAAATGGTGAATGTTTTTGCGCCTGGTGATAAAATTTATTCAACCGTTCCAGATGGTAAATATGAATATTTACAAGGAACTTCTATGGCTTCTCCAGTTGTAGCGGGAGCTTCTGCAGTTTTATTGGCTTACATGCCTAATTTGAAACCAGAACAAGTAATAGAATCTCTAATGAAATCGGTGAATAAGTCTGAGGTAAATGCAATGTTGCCTACCAATACCAACAATAGATTTGATTTAATTTCAGAATCTGGAGGAGTTATAGATTTATACAAAGCGGCACAATACGCTTATACACATTTCTACAAAGCGGCACCTGTAAAACCAGTGAAAAAGGCTGTGCTTAAAAAGAAAAAAGTAGTAAGAAAAAAATAA
- a CDS encoding WbqC family protein, translating to MKMKTVLPIFYLPPVSWFAEFLKEENEILLEQHENFPKQTYRSRCNIYGANGKLALILPIHHNGKRAMKDLELSYAEDWQKLHWKSIKIAYQSSPYFEYYEDKLKQIFSVQPTSLIEFNLNTLKIILQILKVEKDFSLTTEFEKTPDAVDLRERFSAKKESEYHLPEYYQTFSDKLGFIKDLSILDVVCNIGPESATYIKKVTQSIQNIS from the coding sequence ATGAAAATGAAAACGGTATTACCTATATTTTATTTGCCACCAGTTTCTTGGTTTGCAGAATTTTTAAAAGAAGAAAACGAAATTCTTCTGGAGCAACATGAGAATTTTCCGAAACAAACCTACAGAAGCAGATGCAATATTTACGGTGCAAATGGTAAATTGGCGCTCATTTTGCCAATTCATCATAACGGAAAACGTGCGATGAAAGATTTAGAGCTTTCTTATGCTGAAGATTGGCAAAAACTCCACTGGAAATCCATTAAAATCGCTTACCAAAGTTCGCCTTATTTTGAATATTATGAAGATAAGTTAAAGCAGATTTTCTCGGTACAGCCTACTTCTCTTATTGAGTTTAATCTCAATACTTTGAAAATCATTCTTCAAATTTTAAAGGTTGAAAAAGACTTTTCACTCACCACAGAATTCGAGAAAACACCAGATGCAGTAGATTTAAGAGAGCGTTTTTCAGCAAAAAAAGAGTCAGAATATCATTTGCCAGAATATTACCAAACGTTTAGTGATAAATTAGGATTTATCAAAGATTTGTCAATATTAGACGTGGTTTGTAACATTGGCCCAGAATCTGCTACGTATATTAAAAAAGTAACTCAATCCATACAAAATATATCATAA
- the lepB gene encoding signal peptidase I has translation MDYILQYSIFILILSVLLGLSSFKLYQKMGYKGWEAFVPFYNYYIIQKEVGEPKWWVILAYLPIVGPIMMTVFHLFLMKKFGRTSALEQILTALLPFIYLAYSSYFQLNKVDRFAVDDPKAKKESFLGSITFAVVFATIIHAFVTQPFAIPTGSMERTLLVGDFLFVNKWSYGYRMPMRPVALPFLQGTIMDTQKDGNPKNDPKSYVDAIKLPYFRIGEFKKPKKNDIVVFNYPGDSVHTAIDRKDPYVKRCVAVAGDVVEMRAGNLYINGKPEVQLADAEVQRSYTIYTRSEIDIDYLWKNLAYLPITDEGQTKEGLHYYQFQGLTKDLLAQIKAIPEFVKAEEVLGEKGKGAVSYYPVLDENGQYVNDGTGHALMSKKVDISQSIFPINKPWNQDWYGPLTIPKKGDVITITQENLPEYKKLITEFEGNILEFKGGKFYINGNQTDKYTVKQDYYFMMGDNRDASLDARFFGFVPETHIVGSPMFTWLSLQGTFDEGPKKVRWERMFKATNTGEKEKTSYWWVAAAILILFFGWEFFVKLFKGKNKEEE, from the coding sequence ATGGATTACATCTTACAATATTCTATTTTTATACTGATTTTATCAGTTTTACTAGGACTTTCGTCTTTTAAATTATATCAAAAAATGGGTTACAAAGGCTGGGAAGCTTTTGTTCCTTTTTATAATTACTACATCATTCAGAAAGAAGTAGGAGAACCAAAATGGTGGGTTATCTTGGCTTATTTGCCAATTGTAGGACCTATTATGATGACTGTTTTCCATTTGTTTTTGATGAAAAAATTTGGAAGAACTTCAGCGCTGGAACAAATTCTTACTGCGTTGCTTCCTTTTATTTATTTGGCGTATTCGTCTTATTTTCAGTTGAATAAAGTAGACAGATTTGCGGTAGATGATCCGAAAGCTAAAAAGGAATCTTTCTTAGGTTCTATCACTTTTGCAGTAGTTTTTGCTACGATTATTCACGCTTTTGTTACCCAACCATTTGCTATTCCTACAGGTTCTATGGAAAGAACTTTATTAGTGGGAGATTTCTTATTTGTAAACAAATGGAGCTATGGTTACAGAATGCCAATGAGACCAGTAGCTTTGCCATTTTTACAGGGAACCATTATGGACACCCAGAAAGATGGAAATCCTAAAAACGATCCAAAATCTTATGTAGATGCCATTAAATTACCATATTTTAGAATTGGTGAATTTAAAAAACCAAAGAAAAATGACATTGTAGTTTTCAATTATCCTGGAGATTCCGTGCATACTGCGATAGATAGAAAAGATCCTTACGTAAAACGTTGTGTAGCGGTAGCTGGTGATGTGGTAGAAATGAGAGCCGGGAATTTATACATCAATGGTAAACCAGAAGTTCAATTGGCAGATGCCGAAGTTCAGCGTTCATATACGATTTATACACGTTCAGAAATAGACATCGATTATTTATGGAAAAATCTTGCCTATTTACCAATTACAGATGAAGGACAAACTAAAGAAGGATTGCATTATTATCAGTTTCAAGGGTTGACTAAAGATCTTTTGGCTCAAATTAAAGCCATTCCAGAATTTGTAAAGGCTGAAGAAGTTTTAGGCGAAAAAGGAAAAGGAGCAGTTTCTTACTATCCTGTTTTAGACGAAAACGGTCAATATGTAAACGATGGAACAGGTCATGCTTTGATGTCTAAAAAAGTAGACATTTCTCAATCGATTTTCCCAATTAATAAACCTTGGAACCAAGATTGGTACGGACCGCTCACCATTCCTAAAAAAGGAGATGTGATTACCATTACTCAAGAAAATTTACCAGAATATAAAAAACTGATCACAGAATTTGAAGGAAATATTTTAGAATTCAAAGGAGGTAAATTCTATATCAATGGTAATCAAACTGATAAATATACTGTAAAACAAGACTATTATTTTATGATGGGAGATAACAGAGATGCTTCTCTGGATGCTCGTTTCTTTGGTTTTGTTCCAGAGACGCATATTGTAGGAAGCCCGATGTTTACTTGGCTTAGTTTACAAGGAACTTTTGACGAAGGTCCTAAAAAAGTAAGATGGGAAAGAATGTTTAAAGCAACTAACACTGGCGAAAAAGAAAAAACTTCTTATTGGTGGGTTGCAGCCGCAATTTTAATCTTATTCTTCGGTTGGGAATTTTTTGTAAAACTTTTCAAAGGGAAAAATAAAGAAGAAGAGTAG
- the dapB gene encoding 4-hydroxy-tetrahydrodipicolinate reductase, translating into MKIALVGYGKMGKIIDEIATKRGHEVVARLNETPTKENLNNPDVVIEFSQPEVAFSNIKTCLENKIPVVCGTTGWLEQKPAIEKIALENGTGFLYGSNFSLGVNLFFALNENLAKLMQKFSDDYTCQLEEIHHVHKKDAPSGTAISIAEGIFKHSDYNSWKLDETEGTSLGIEAIREGEVPGTHSVYYRSEVDEIEIKHTAFNRNGFALGAVIAAEWLPGKVGNFGMKEVLGL; encoded by the coding sequence ATGAAAATAGCATTAGTAGGTTACGGAAAAATGGGCAAAATCATTGATGAAATTGCCACAAAAAGAGGACATGAAGTTGTAGCAAGATTAAATGAAACGCCTACCAAAGAAAATCTGAACAATCCAGATGTAGTGATAGAATTTTCTCAGCCAGAAGTAGCTTTTAGCAATATAAAGACCTGTTTAGAAAATAAAATTCCAGTAGTTTGTGGAACTACAGGTTGGCTAGAGCAAAAACCAGCCATCGAAAAAATAGCTTTAGAAAATGGAACCGGGTTTTTATATGGTTCTAATTTTAGTTTAGGCGTGAATCTTTTCTTTGCGTTAAATGAAAATTTAGCAAAATTGATGCAGAAATTCAGTGATGATTATACTTGTCAGCTCGAAGAAATTCACCACGTTCATAAAAAAGATGCACCAAGTGGAACTGCAATTTCTATTGCGGAAGGAATCTTCAAACATTCAGACTATAATTCTTGGAAATTAGATGAAACTGAAGGAACATCTCTAGGAATAGAGGCAATTAGAGAAGGAGAAGTTCCAGGAACACACAGCGTTTATTATCGTTCAGAAGTTGACGAAATCGAAATAAAACATACTGCTTTCAATAGAAATGGTTTTGCATTAGGTGCAGTAATTGCTGCAGAATGGTTGCCAGGAAAAGTAGGGAATTTTGGAATGAAAGAAGTTTTAGGACTTTAA
- a CDS encoding DUF5683 domain-containing protein: protein MRAVYSIILLLFFGLFFSQEIKPFDTIKTEKQVVEEIEKANVSTIQKYNPTKAGLYSAVFPGLGQYYNKKYWKIPIVWGAVGTGVGIIVYNDKQYRRYRTAFLAELNGQPHEFDDLPYVDATVLGNTQDRAKRQRDYAIAITGVLYILNIVDAVVDAHLYDQKKDPDLAIKPTIIYDDLGVANGKAGLSLSFRF, encoded by the coding sequence ATGAGAGCAGTTTACTCCATCATATTATTGTTGTTCTTTGGGTTGTTTTTTTCTCAAGAAATTAAACCTTTTGACACCATCAAAACCGAAAAACAGGTAGTTGAGGAAATAGAAAAAGCCAACGTGAGCACCATTCAAAAATACAATCCTACAAAAGCAGGGTTGTATTCTGCTGTTTTCCCGGGATTGGGTCAGTATTACAACAAAAAATATTGGAAAATCCCAATTGTTTGGGGAGCTGTAGGAACTGGAGTAGGGATTATTGTGTATAATGATAAGCAATATCGCCGTTACAGAACAGCGTTTTTAGCAGAGTTAAATGGTCAGCCTCACGAGTTTGATGATTTACCTTATGTAGATGCTACGGTTCTAGGAAATACACAAGACCGAGCCAAAAGACAAAGAGATTACGCCATCGCCATTACCGGAGTTTTATATATTTTAAATATTGTAGATGCGGTAGTAGATGCACACTTATACGACCAAAAGAAAGACCCAGATTTAGCCATTAAACCTACCATTATTTACGATGATTTAGGAGTAGCAAATGGTAAAGCTGGATTGTCTTTGAGTTTTAGATTTTAA
- a CDS encoding ParB/RepB/Spo0J family partition protein, which yields MKDKKRAMGRGLGAILSAESKSNINSATDTGAEKLVGNMVEVALEDIYPNATQPRTYFDETALNELAQSIKNLGVIQPITLRKDGDKFEIISGERRYRASKIAGLTSIPAYIRLVNDQELLEMALVENIQREDLDAIEVALTYQRLLEEIGLTQENLSSRVGKERSTITNSIRLLRLSPEIQNAIRSGEISAGHGRAIISVEDAELQQELFKRIIKEGLNVRQAEKAASELKNPKKSIQKTEKELPNHLRKVEKSLADVLEVGVEIKSSGKGKKGKIILDFNNEDELNKILSHFN from the coding sequence ATGAAAGACAAAAAAAGAGCAATGGGACGTGGTTTGGGTGCTATTTTAAGTGCCGAAAGCAAAAGTAACATTAATTCTGCAACAGATACAGGAGCCGAAAAATTAGTAGGAAATATGGTAGAAGTAGCATTAGAAGATATCTATCCTAATGCAACCCAGCCTAGAACTTACTTTGATGAAACTGCCCTTAATGAATTGGCTCAATCTATAAAAAATCTTGGAGTAATTCAGCCTATCACTTTAAGAAAAGATGGTGATAAATTTGAAATTATCTCTGGGGAAAGACGTTACAGAGCTTCTAAAATTGCTGGTCTTACTTCTATTCCTGCTTACATAAGATTGGTAAATGACCAAGAATTGCTGGAAATGGCTTTGGTAGAAAATATCCAGCGTGAAGATTTAGATGCCATAGAAGTAGCACTTACTTACCAAAGATTATTAGAAGAAATAGGTCTTACTCAAGAGAATTTAAGTTCTAGAGTAGGGAAAGAAAGAAGTACGATTACCAATTCTATTCGTTTGTTGAGGTTAAGTCCAGAAATTCAAAATGCGATTAGAAGTGGCGAGATTTCTGCAGGTCATGGTAGAGCAATCATCAGTGTAGAAGATGCTGAACTTCAACAAGAACTTTTCAAAAGAATCATCAAAGAAGGATTAAACGTAAGACAAGCTGAAAAAGCAGCTTCGGAACTTAAAAATCCTAAAAAATCTATCCAAAAAACTGAAAAAGAACTTCCGAATCATTTAAGAAAAGTAGAAAAATCGCTTGCTGATGTTTTAGAAGTTGGGGTAGAAATAAAATCTTCGGGCAAAGGGAAAAAAGGAAAAATTATCCTTGATTTCAATAACGAAGATGAACTGAACAAAATCCTTTCACATTTTAATTAA
- a CDS encoding ParA family protein, with protein sequence MGKIIGVANQKGGVGKTTTAVNLAAALGVLEKKVLLIDADPQANATSGLGIEEVNFSTYNLLEHSADVKDCIQKTSSPNLDLVPSHIDLVAAEIELVDRDKREYMLKKALEEVKSEYDYIIIDCAPSLGLITVNALTAADSVIIPIQCEYFALEGLGKLLNTVKNVQKIHNYDLDIEGLLLTMYDSRLRLSNQVVEEVNTHFPEMVFETVISRNVRLSEAPSFGESILMYDAESKGAIQYIQLAEEVLLKNEKLQKA encoded by the coding sequence ATGGGAAAAATTATTGGAGTTGCCAATCAGAAAGGAGGCGTAGGTAAAACCACTACTGCAGTGAATTTAGCAGCTGCGCTTGGCGTTTTAGAGAAAAAAGTTTTATTAATTGATGCAGATCCACAGGCTAATGCTACCTCTGGTTTAGGAATAGAAGAAGTAAATTTTTCTACCTATAATTTATTGGAGCATAGTGCAGATGTGAAAGATTGTATCCAGAAAACTTCATCTCCAAATCTAGACCTTGTACCTTCTCATATTGATTTGGTAGCAGCGGAAATTGAGTTAGTAGACCGTGACAAGAGAGAATATATGCTCAAAAAAGCATTAGAAGAGGTGAAATCTGAGTATGACTACATCATCATCGATTGTGCACCAAGTTTAGGTCTTATTACGGTAAATGCACTTACTGCTGCAGATTCTGTAATCATCCCAATTCAGTGCGAATATTTCGCCTTGGAAGGTTTAGGCAAATTATTGAACACCGTGAAAAATGTTCAGAAAATTCACAATTATGATTTAGACATCGAAGGTTTATTACTTACGATGTACGATTCTAGATTAAGACTTTCTAACCAAGTGGTAGAAGAAGTGAATACGCATTTTCCAGAAATGGTTTTCGAAACAGTAATTTCTAGAAATGTAAGACTTTCTGAAGCGCCAAGTTTCGGTGAAAGTATCTTGATGTACGATGCCGAAAGCAAAGGTGCAATTCAATACATTCAATTGGCAGAAGAAGTACTTCTGAAAAACGAAAAATTACAAAAAGCATAA
- a CDS encoding energy transducer TonB, with translation MSKNFFTYDPHQALNEVVFEKRNKEYGAYALRNEANVVLKKALFIGVGLFSLLAMTPLVIANLKPKAIENPVFVDINIKDLNLPEDVVERPIPRVIPPKAPVQVKTQSLTPPTPTRDAVKEETINQKVDDAVISTTTTPGVAVTNPNQHVATGTENGKEIVKETTKPNPNDIIRDVDVEADFIGGVNAFRTKVLQNFDSSVIENETGEVVKAVVTFVVERDGTISNIKVSGANTDFNKEAEKTIKGIKGKWNPAKFQGENVRSYFRFPISMQFE, from the coding sequence ATGAGCAAAAATTTCTTTACTTATGACCCGCATCAAGCGCTGAACGAAGTTGTTTTCGAGAAGAGAAACAAAGAATATGGAGCATATGCTCTACGAAACGAAGCTAATGTCGTTCTAAAAAAGGCTTTATTTATAGGAGTTGGATTATTTAGTCTTTTAGCAATGACGCCCTTAGTTATTGCGAATTTAAAACCAAAAGCAATTGAAAATCCAGTTTTTGTAGATATAAATATTAAAGATCTTAATTTACCAGAAGATGTAGTAGAAAGACCAATACCTAGAGTTATTCCTCCGAAAGCTCCTGTTCAGGTAAAAACGCAGAGTTTAACTCCGCCTACTCCAACCAGAGACGCTGTAAAAGAGGAAACTATTAACCAAAAAGTAGATGATGCTGTAATTTCTACGACTACAACTCCGGGAGTTGCCGTTACCAATCCTAATCAACATGTAGCTACTGGAACAGAAAACGGAAAAGAGATTGTAAAAGAGACTACTAAACCTAATCCAAATGACATCATAAGAGATGTAGATGTAGAAGCAGATTTCATCGGTGGAGTTAATGCTTTTAGAACAAAAGTTTTACAAAATTTTGATTCTAGTGTCATCGAAAATGAAACAGGAGAGGTGGTAAAAGCAGTCGTAACTTTCGTGGTAGAAAGAGACGGAACAATTTCTAATATTAAAGTTTCTGGAGCGAATACAGATTTTAATAAAGAAGCAGAAAAAACAATAAAAGGAATTAAAGGAAAATGGAATCCTGCGAAATTTCAAGGCGAAAACGTTCGTTCTTATTTTAGATTCCCTATTTCTATGCAGTTCGAATAA
- a CDS encoding adenylosuccinate synthase has protein sequence MSTYVVVGLQFGDEGKGKITDVLSAKSDYVVRFQGGDNAGHTVYVGEDKFVLHLLPSGVLQCKGKCIIANGVVVNPKAFLREIGQLEAKGYKTDHVFISRRAHVIMPYHIMLDTYREEELGGTQIGTTKKGIGPCYEDKIARVGIRMIDLLNPEVLKEKIEKNLKIKNNLFEKYFGKPAMSFDEIYNEFLEIGKQLQDRIVDTELELNEAIRDNKNILFEGAQALMLDIDFGTYPYVTSSSPSTGGVCTGAGVPPTSLQNLIGVSKAYTTRVGHGPFPTELDNELGEHIRKVGHEYGATTGRPRRTGWLDLVALKHACMINGINNLVITKLDVLTGIDTLKIATHYKTEDGKIIDYFTSSTTKLYDYEAIYTDLPGWTEDITTARTFDELPENAKKYIGFIEEYLGINVYLVSVGPERSQNIIRKELF, from the coding sequence ATGTCAACTTACGTTGTTGTTGGTCTTCAATTTGGAGATGAAGGTAAAGGAAAAATTACCGATGTTCTTTCAGCTAAATCAGATTATGTAGTTCGTTTTCAAGGCGGTGACAATGCTGGTCACACTGTTTATGTAGGCGAAGATAAGTTTGTACTGCATTTACTTCCTTCTGGAGTTTTACAGTGCAAGGGGAAATGTATTATTGCGAATGGAGTAGTGGTAAACCCTAAAGCTTTTTTACGAGAAATAGGACAGTTAGAAGCTAAAGGTTATAAAACTGACCACGTTTTTATCAGCAGAAGAGCGCATGTAATTATGCCTTATCACATCATGCTCGATACTTACAGAGAAGAGGAATTAGGCGGTACGCAAATTGGAACTACCAAGAAAGGAATCGGACCTTGTTATGAAGACAAAATTGCAAGAGTGGGAATCAGAATGATTGACCTCTTGAATCCAGAAGTTCTAAAAGAAAAAATTGAAAAGAATCTTAAAATTAAAAACAATCTTTTCGAGAAATATTTTGGAAAACCAGCCATGAGTTTTGACGAAATTTACAATGAATTTTTAGAAATTGGAAAACAACTTCAAGATAGAATTGTAGATACAGAATTAGAATTGAACGAAGCGATTCGTGATAATAAAAATATCCTTTTCGAAGGAGCACAAGCATTAATGCTTGATATAGATTTCGGTACATATCCTTACGTAACTTCTTCATCGCCTTCTACAGGTGGAGTTTGTACAGGAGCAGGAGTTCCGCCAACTTCTTTGCAGAATTTAATTGGGGTTTCCAAAGCGTATACTACCAGAGTTGGTCACGGTCCTTTTCCTACGGAATTAGACAATGAATTAGGAGAACATATCAGAAAAGTAGGTCATGAATATGGTGCGACTACAGGTAGACCAAGAAGAACAGGTTGGTTAGACTTAGTAGCGCTTAAACACGCTTGTATGATTAATGGTATCAATAATTTGGTGATTACTAAATTAGATGTTCTTACAGGAATTGATACGTTAAAAATCGCTACGCATTATAAAACAGAAGACGGAAAAATTATTGATTATTTCACTTCTTCTACTACGAAATTATACGATTACGAAGCTATTTATACCGATTTACCAGGTTGGACAGAAGATATTACCACGGCTAGAACTTTTGATGAATTGCCAGAAAATGCTAAGAAATACATTGGTTTTATCGAGGAATATCTAGGAATTAATGTATACTTGGTTTCTGTAGGTCCAGAAAGAAGTCAAAACATTATTAGAAAAGAATTATTCTAA